A stretch of DNA from bacterium:
CCGCACTGCGTGGGGAGATCGAGACCATCCGGGAGCGCTTCCTGACCGCGTCCAGCCTCACGGACGTGGACTCCGCCGCATTTGCCGAGGCCTTTGCGGAAGCCGCCCAGCGCTTCCGCATCAAGCTCGCGCCCGAGTACTCCATCCTCAGCAAGGCGCTGGCGACCGTCGAGGGGATCGTCCGCCATCTCCACCCGGAAGTGGACCTGGCCGCCATCTCCCAGCCGTACTTGAAGGAGATGATGGCGCGGAGGCTCTCGCCCGGAGGCTTGGCCCGGGAGTTGCTAGGCGACGCGAGCGGAGCCGTCTCCCTCGTCAGGGAGCTACCGGGGCAGCTCGACCAACTGCTGCACGATCTCTCCACCGGCAACCTGCAGATCCACGCAGTGACGCCGGAGCTCGACGAAGTGCCCGACCTCCTGCACCAGCTCGGCGGTCGGCTCGTGCTTGCGGCCTTTGCAGCCGCACTCACGCTCGCGACGGCCATCCTCGTCGCCAGCGAACCGAGCACCCTGCGCACGGTGCTCGCTTGGCTCTCAGCGCTCAGCGCGACGGGTACTTGGTCGATCCTGCTCGGATGGCATGCGGTCGGGCGCGGCAAGCCACTCCGGCTCCGCCCGCTGCTACGCCTGTTCCGGCGCTGAAGCCACGGAACGAGTGGGACATTAGTCCGCATCTGGCGCGACCTCGAAAGCATGCGGATCGCGGAGTTGCCGTTCGATGTGTCGGGTTCCGGTCGGGCCTCGACAGGAATCGGGAAGGGCGCAAGGATGAAAGCCACTGGAGGGAATTCTCGATGATCGGGTTCTGGTTCGGGGGTCTCCTGGCCCTGACGCTTGCACTGTCCGCAGTCCCAAGCCCGATCGCGGCAGCCGAAGAACTCGACGGCCGGGCCATCATGGAGCGGGTCGACGCCCGCGACGACGGCGACACCGGCACCTCGGACACGCGCATGGTCCTGATCGACAAGAGGGGGAAGAAGCGCGAACGGAACCTGCGATCCTTCTTCAAGGACTTCGGCGAGGATACCCACCAGGTGCTCTTCTTCCTCTCGCCAGCCGACGTCAAGGATACGGGCTTTCTCACCTACGACTACGATGGGAACGAGCGCGACGACGACCAGTGGCTCTACCTCCCCGCGCTCCAGAAGACCAAACGCATCGCGGGCGGGGACAAGAGCGGGAGCTTCATGGGCTCGGACTTCACCTACGCCGACCTCTCCGACCGCCCACTCGACAGCTACGACTACGAACTCATGAAGGAGGTCGAAGTCGGCGGGGTCATGACCTGGCAGGTCGAGGCGATCCCGAACAATGAGAAGGAGGTCGAAGAGACCGGGAATTCCCGTTCCATCTACTTCGTCCGACAGGACAACTTCATGGTGGTCCGATCCGTGAGCTGGACCGAGAAGCGCGGCCGGCTCAAATACATGGAGGTGACGAAGCTGGAGCAGATCGATGGGATCTGGACTGCGATCGAACTCCAGATGACCACCAAGAAGGGGAAGAAGACGCTCCACAAGACGGAGCTCTTCATCAGCAAGGTGCGCTTCAACCAGGAACTGGGTGACGAGCTCTTCACGGTTCGGGGTCTGGAAAAGGGCCTGTAGGCGCGTGAAGCTCACCCAAGGGCTGCTGACGCTAGCCCTCTTTCTCGTGACCGGTTCGCTACCGCCCACCTCGGCGTGGGCTGTAGACGATCTGGATCTCGACGACGTGCTGGGGGGATTCGAGGAGGAGGATGACACTCCGGTGCAGGAGGATGTCGAGCCCTCCGCCCAACCGGATCCGGAGCGCTTCTGGGATCTCACGGGCAGCTTTGCGCTGACCGGTGCCTACGGCATCCACCATCACGAATCGAACACCGGCACCCGCTACGACGGGCTGACCGCCCTGCGCAACCAGCTCAGCCTGCAGCTCGACCTCGATCTCCCGGCGGACTGGAAGGGGCGTGTCTCCGGCTACGGGTTCTTCGACGCGGCCGACCGGATTCGGGGTCGCCACCACTTCAGCGACGACGTCATCGACGAGTACGAATGGGACGCCGAGCTGCAGGAAACCTACCTGCAGGGAAGTCTGCTCCGGAACCTCGATCTCAAGCTCGGTCGCCAGGTCATCAATTGGGGCCGCTCCGACACCCTCCGAGTGCTCGACGTATTGAACCCCATCGACAACCGTGACCCGGGCCTGACGGACCTCGAGGATCTGCGGCGCGCGGTTGGTGCGGCACGCCTCGACACCTACTTCGGGGAAAAAGGAAACTGGAACCTGAGCCTGGTGGTGATTCCAGAGCTGCGATTCGATCTCAATCCGGTATTCGGTCACGACTTCTACCCGACCATCGACCTGTCGGACCTGACGACATCGCTGGAGGTCGGGTTGGGTCTACCGGCCGGTAGCCTCGCCAGTCTCGATGCCGGATCGCTCACCCTCGCGGACCGACGTCCGGATCGATTCGGTGAGCGGCCCGAATGGGGCATCGCTCTCGGTGGGATCTTCTCTGGTTGGGATTTCTCGCTGCATGTGGCGCGCTACCGCACCAACTCGGGTCAGGTGGCGTTGCGACCCGGCCTGCTGTCGCTCCCGGGCCCGGCGTCGGTGACGCTTCCGTTGTTCGAGGCAGAGCTTCGCTATGACCGGACCACCCTCTTCGGATTGGGGGGCAACTACACAGCCGGTGCCTGGCTCTTCAAAGGGGAACTCGCCTGGCTCGATGGGATGCGGTTCGACACCCTCGAGCAGGTCGCACCCTTCGTGCGAATCGACACGGCCGAGAAATCGCGGACCGACCTGATGCTCGGCGTCGAGTACTACGGATTCGACGAAACCGTCATCGCCCTCGAGGTGGCCAATCGCCACATCAACGATTTCGAGAGTCGCCTGCGCGGGTTCCCGAACTGGGCGCAGGAGAACGCGCTCGAGATCGCATTGCGGGTGACCGTCACGTTGCTGAACGATCGGCTGGAACTCACCGCACTGGCAGTAGCGAACGGTGAGAAGCTTCAAGACGGGAGCTTCGTGCGCCTGTCGGCCGACTGGGAGCTCT
This window harbors:
- a CDS encoding DUF1302 domain-containing protein encodes the protein MKLTQGLLTLALFLVTGSLPPTSAWAVDDLDLDDVLGGFEEEDDTPVQEDVEPSAQPDPERFWDLTGSFALTGAYGIHHHESNTGTRYDGLTALRNQLSLQLDLDLPADWKGRVSGYGFFDAADRIRGRHHFSDDVIDEYEWDAELQETYLQGSLLRNLDLKLGRQVINWGRSDTLRVLDVLNPIDNRDPGLTDLEDLRRAVGAARLDTYFGEKGNWNLSLVVIPELRFDLNPVFGHDFYPTIDLSDLTTSLEVGLGLPAGSLASLDAGSLTLADRRPDRFGERPEWGIALGGIFSGWDFSLHVARYRTNSGQVALRPGLLSLPGPASVTLPLFEAELRYDRTTLFGLGGNYTAGAWLFKGELAWLDGMRFDTLEQVAPFVRIDTAEKSRTDLMLGVEYYGFDETVIALEVANRHINDFESRLRGFPNWAQENALEIALRVTVTLLNDRLELTALAVANGEKLQDGSFVRLSADWELFEAFEVGAGVLLFQSGEAPGFGSVGENDRLFLRARYSF
- a CDS encoding outer membrane lipoprotein-sorting protein translates to MIGFWFGGLLALTLALSAVPSPIAAAEELDGRAIMERVDARDDGDTGTSDTRMVLIDKRGKKRERNLRSFFKDFGEDTHQVLFFLSPADVKDTGFLTYDYDGNERDDDQWLYLPALQKTKRIAGGDKSGSFMGSDFTYADLSDRPLDSYDYELMKEVEVGGVMTWQVEAIPNNEKEVEETGNSRSIYFVRQDNFMVVRSVSWTEKRGRLKYMEVTKLEQIDGIWTAIELQMTTKKGKKTLHKTELFISKVRFNQELGDELFTVRGLEKGL